A stretch of DNA from Plasmodium berghei ANKA genome assembly, chromosome: 11:
GATGTatacaataatttttttatatttggtcataaaaataaacaagaTATAGACaatctatatatttataattattttaactTTAATAGAAGAAttcttaaatttataaatgaattacatgaaaataaacattCTAATTCAGCATTATCTATTTCAAATGATGGTTCTATCCATATATTTCATccattaaataataaagcttttattttttttaaacaaatttttaaaattgtaaaaaaatatatatttccaaaCCTCgctttaaatataaactcGGATTTAAAACctgatatttttatccaATCTATTATCTTAAATCTtcacaaaaaaacaaatgcTCTATTGGCAGGAAATGCTATTTTTTACGATTTCCTTGGGTACATATACATATCTacaattatattcatatataatattgtattCATATcccatatatttaaattgtttttttattttttttttcacagGCAAATACCTTTTTATTCTTCTGAAGTTTTGTATGAATTGTTTTCCAAAAGATCAAATTTGCTTAGTCATATTACAATTGTAAGTGGACAATAAATACAGACATTTCTTAAGTTGTttatacattattattcatccgcttctttatttttactttttagGCGGATTTCATAAATGAGCTATATTCGTTGAGCAAAAATTAACATTCTTTGTTTTAGTTTGAATGCAGTTACTTTATTCGATCGCATTTatgcaatatattttttttttaaagacTAGTGCTTAAATAAAGTCATTTTGGCTaatttgcattttttcGGTTGTAAAagtgttattttttatctaaTTCTTTAATTAAGTTGTTTAATTAGTATGTGCATTATACAGAAATACGTTTagattttattaaaaattaacgatttcttatttttaatgcatgaataaaaaaaaattatgaaaaaaaatttaacaaaacataaatattaattaatacgagtaaaatatatacatatatatatatttcacttttcatcgtttttttttgaaacaTGCAAATATTCCctgtatatttatatatacatatatgagCATGAATACAAATATACCGATGTTACTCTCAAATCGATGTgcgcatatttttttatggcGTCCTTTGTTacatatattgtttttctcatatttataataattattcataaatCGGTTATGATTATATGGAATGCGCAAATcaattatgtatatacaaataatacatatatgcatgcACATACTCCCTTTACTTTTATACATTACACATGTAATGGTATAAATCTTTTCCTTATTTATGtctaaattttaaataataatatttaatatttttttgataatttagCACAAGCTTCtaaacttatttttatcatattttccAATCTATCAGCAGCTAAAACATTGTCAAAATCCCCTTCATCCCATTTTAATGGGCACCCATCGACAATAAATATACCTCCagtttttactttttttaaagttcCCATTACCATTAAAGTTGATAATTCCATTTCAACAACAGCTACATTAGCCTTTGAGTAATCTAATAATCTTGTTGGGATAATACTATGTGGGTAATATAAATCAGATGATAAACTAATTCCATTATGTACCTTAACATTTAATTCTTCAGcacattttaataatgtACTATAAACTTCATAGTCTGCAACTGCTGGGAAATCAGAATGTATCATCATATGTGTAACTCGATCTTCCCTTACAGCAGCATTACATACACATAAATCTCCTCTTTTTATTGATTCTGGTTGTAATGATCCACAAGACCCAGCACGGATAATAACTTTTGCTCCgatattaattaattctTCAAAACATATAGCGCACCCAGAGGAACCTACGCCATGACTTACACATAAAAATTTCTGTCCTTTATAATGGCATTCAACACTTTTGTATTCCCTATTATATGCTAAATCTACATATGAATCACataatacttttattttgtcaACCCTTCCAGGATCGCCAACAACTAATACAACAGGGGTTGCATGCTTCTTGGAAAGCTTTATATGTCTTTGTTCTTCATCCATTCTATACAACAAAAGAAGGTATATACATGTAGAGTATGTGTATGCatggtatatataaatataaataatgtattGACAATGCTCAAATCTTAGCAATTATGCTGAAATTGGTGATATATCGTTGGAAACAGCacaaatatgaaaatacaTACAAAAACATACattaagaaatattattagttCACAATAAAATCAAGggggaaataaaaaagtgtaatatattcatatggtatttagaatatatatttatgaaattataattaaaatatattattacttttatatatatttggaAAATTGCGAAAAGTTGCGAAAGATTATGTTTAggaaaaatttatataattatttaaattataaaattatgttattttttaaaagggttaaaatgtgaaaataaatttaataaattaataaaattattaacaaaattactaaattaattattaaaatatatgttcgTTAATAAgtttatacattttaaattaaaaaaaataagattTTTGAAAGCTATTTTTCTTGTTTTTTTGGTGAATATATCCATgcaatttatattatgagCTCGATAAATAACTAAAAAgtacatgcatatatgcatacaatataatatttgcacaggtttatattcatatgcTGAATAAGTAGGTGTGCACTATCTAATCCTATATAATTATAGATATTTATTTGGCGGTTACGTggattttatatttttaatacgAATGTATACTGTATAATAGGatctatataaatattactagtttaaatattcttatatttgtaaaatgATTTGGggaaaacaataataaaaattatattaaataaattaattcgGATTAAATAATGCTCAAATacattgttttattttcttatttttaacaccgtttttaaaattgttaaaatatttttataaaggtattaatataacatgtattattaaaacatatatgaCTTCTAATTCAAATGTATTATTGGAAAAAAGGTGTATTTTAGGATCTACAAAAACAAAACGTAAGAAAAGGGGTTTCTAATATATCACCCCCTATTTTACTTTTGTGCTTATACAAGCTAATCTGATAATActatatttgaaaaaaattataaacatattgACTGgccataatttttttttttaaacaaaaaaaaactatatttttaattagctcgatataaaaaaaaaaataaaataaaaataaaataataaaatgaccCCCTAAAAAAGTGTATGCAAATATTTTCCAATTTTATAAGGAAATAACatatggaaaaatatattttacttaaacatatataaaagaaagtTTCTATTTTATCGCTGCTTTATTTTTGCATTATCTAAAGCTATTAAACTTAAATTTGCTCTTAACTCTTGAATTCCAAAACGCTTTAAACTTGAAACGttgaataaatattcatttatgtTGAATTCACAATTTTCCTTCTTaaaactattattttttttatgtttattttcattaaacgcttttacttttttcttataattttcaattattgaaataatttttaccATTGCATGATGTAATTCTTCAGCCTAAATcgaacaaaaaataaataaaacatatccAATTTAGTACATTcctacatatatatagtcTTTACATTACACGTTCATATATATCAGTAGTCTATATGTAGGAGTATAAATGcacataataaaatatagtatgtgtataaaaaataaatgaagttagttaataatatttttgaaaaaacaatataatcAGAGGGAATAACTAAATTTAAGTTCATACCTTTAGTTTATCTATTTTTGTAACTATAATTTGAAAaggaatatttttcattatgaGCATGTCCAACAAAACATAATCATAAGGTGTAAATAATTCTGTACATTCAATTAAGCATAAAGCTctctttaaattttttgctttatttaaatattcttcTATAAGTATTGACCAATTATCTCTAAGGTTTTTCGAAACTTTTGCAAAACCATATCCTGGTAAATCTACAACGGATATGTGATTTAACAAgttgtaaataaataaatgccTCGTTCGGCCCTGATAAAGAATATGAACAAACGGCAATACAataatactattattatcacattatatttttttttttatttcgcCTTCAATTATTTACTGGTGTTTTAGATGCTTGAGCAACTTCCCTATAGTTCATCAGGGCATTTATTAAACTCGATTTCCCCACATTTGACCTTCCAAAAATGCCAATctataaatgaaaacacAAAGGAcagtattattttattcccaaaattgtaaaaaaaaaaaaaattatcctACTTTACTAcacatacatattttatgcgcgttttttttaaatgcaCCTGTGGAATGTCTAGTggtttatatttatgaattGTTTGAGCTACATAAACGGGATATGCAATAATTTTTGAACTGAAAATTGTATTCCCCTTTTTGATCTAAAgataattttaaagaaagtttttttattttatagacttataaataaaaaggtgaaaaaaaacgatCTACATTTTCAGTACAAAGtatatccatatatttcatgtaattgtatatattttttttttttataaaaaattacatattCAGAATTAAGCCAAAATGGAATATCTTCactattcaaaaaatttatgttaAGAAATGGTTTAGCTAAATAAGGTGTTATTGCTGTAATTgcacataaaaaaaaaaaaaaaggtatatatatatatttattcaggtgttaaattaaacaaaaattcttagtttttattttgtgatttttaaaaaaatgtacatTTTGTAGACGACACATTCTTGAATAGTAACAATTTGGTtgtttttatcattttcaaatatactatttttaggggtaaataaaataataaataaacgaATTGTAAAACAAATACCCAAGTCTCCCCATAACAATTgtgtaaaaaatgaatgaCAAAACCTATTCCCAAATTATCAATTCACCATcacttaattttttcatacttgtttataaaatgaaaaaaaaaaattataaaataaacaaacatatatatatacatatgtagGCCTGACgtattattgaaaataaataaaagacGTGAAACTACAttacaatatattatacatgcTAACAAATTTCggtgatatttttttcaaatttatttcaaaatattatagccatcaaaaaaaaaaaaaaataataacacctatattttttcgctgaaataatttaaaacataatttGATGATTTAAAATTAGTAATTcataacaaataataaatttatataatatatgtaatttataaaaattgttataatGTTTTATGATCATATTTTCTccttttaattaaaatgttttaaataatggCAACATGTAAATTATATGTGTCACTtggtattattattttttatattaactttttttaaagaccaaaataaaattctcttttttatttagagttttttttaataattaagaaaattaaaaatgttaccATTTAAGCCGCTAAGTcagtttatttttcaatttgtttttataacttCTACTGCTTTGGGGAAAGCCTTTATACAGGTAATATacaatacaaatatttatgttgccattataaatagtaatatatttatatttagtacatataaatatcttgtatattaaaaaaatatcaactACATGcttgtatttttaatagCCATTATTTAGTttcctatatattttgtttttttgcCTATTGTATGAGTATTTAAATCATATATGCATAGTAATGGTagttatcattatatatacatgcataCTAACTAtgacttaaaaaaatatatacatatatatgtataaacaTGCATAACATTTTATAGTTTGCCTATTCAtcaattcatatatttcacCATTTTACATAATCATCATAATTCAATACAGGcatataaagaaattataaaaaacaagaataatacaaatttaataaaagagaaatataattcatatatgaATGTTGAAGAGgctttaaatattttaaatttagacagaaataaaatttataaaaaattaacaaaagaAGAATTAATGTCACtaaaagaagaaataaataatagaCATATCGTTTTAAATAAACTCAACGCAAAATCTGGGGCATACAATGGATCTGcttatatacaaaaaaaggCAGAAGtagcaaaaaatattttgtttcaacatttaaaattagattaaaataaatcatataaTACTTAGTAATCCataatatacaatatattatttcctcatcttataattttttttttgttatcaCACAATTTGCACCCATATTAGTTATTCCTAGATATCAtgttattttcaaaatttacAAGCAACTTGGAGCCTGTATGTTATTACCCAATAtgcattaatatttttcaaaccccattaaattatttgtattgtGTAAACACTATCCATTAATAGATAACCCGCAAATATCCACATGAGCAAAGCGAGTACCTTCATATTGGTATTTACCCACTAAGCCACATGTGCACATGTATATGCTTGTTAAATAGTTATTTCACTGAAATAACTCGGGCATAATGTAATGGATAGTCaaatttgtaaattattaaatgcTATACATTCTGTTTCATTTcgtttattttgttcattttgctacttattttattatattttttggtaTTCTGTGACAATTTATTCATCAGCTTATATATAGATTGAATCTATATATGCCATGATTCTAATCGAATCATTATGTTTatgttaaaatttttttgacatatttatacttttttctttttttcttaattcAAATATTATGAGAAAATTGTAACATTTAAAAGCATcaactattttttcattttaaatCCACATCAGTTTAACTTCGTATCAATTTTCACCTCCTTATCGTCCCCTCCCGCCATGGCAGTCTTTTTCTTCTGAaccttttcatttttattttcctgGATAGATATCAGCTCgctattttttcttttttttatataatttgaaaaagTTATAGTTGGAATTTTCTGAACAATTAAGGCATTTTCTTTCCCTTTGGGGTATTTTGACATATATAAGTTTATGTCAAAATTACGCTTACAACTATTATAATCCATATATCGAATTTTCCCAAAAATACTTCTCTCATTCCAACTTTGATCATGAACACCCATAATAGATGACATGATGGAAACATATGCATTAGCTGTTTTTCCATCAATAGAAAATTCATTGGTTAATTTAATTGCACATTTTAATGCTGTTCTAGAATTTTCTGACCAGTtcagaattttttttgccCAATACATTCTTAAAAATTCGTGAATTGTGCCTTCATTTACTAATTGCAATTGGCAACAATTCCAAATGTCATTATGTGTCCTAGCACTTCTAAAATCTTCGTaatcatataaatgatTTCTTTTATCTAATTcgtgtttttttaaactttCTTTTGCCCAATCCTTGGCTCcattaaaattatcataatttttattatagtAACAAAAATTGTCTGCTAATTCTTTCTTGATTAACAAATCGTCATTAAAATATTCCTTTCCACTTGAAGCATGAATAGAAGGAAATTGCAGAGCATATTTGTTAACTTCGAGTATACAcctgaaaaaataaaaatcgcgggaatgatataaatatattacaaaatataaaaatttatcaaaatagtGCAATTAAAACTGCTGAAATGgattctaaaaaaaatgattataaaaaaattatatttaaataatctACCTTTGTGATGATATAATTCCCAAATTAATGTACGGAATAAGGAGATTAATCGTATCGTAATTAGGATCATTTCTCTTTACACTATATTTgtctaatttatttttgcaaAAATTTTCCAAAATTTCTTTGGCTTTTTTTTCGGTACATACAAAATTTGATAGAACTGAGCAAGAATTATTAactgttaattttttatataaacttACAATATCAAATGGTTCTGGATATTTTATGGTTTGATCAAAACGCtctaattttatatattctattaaaaatgaagataagTGAGTTTGTATTTTGGGCTTTATAGTTCGAATTGATGATTCCTCCATTTTTGATGTTATCCATAATGGTATAATATTATGTGAATCTACTTGTaaaacttttattttttttttatttgacaTTTGTACAAGATTTTCgacaaattttttttgatattctAATGAATGGAAATCACAGACAActgtttttatttcatgAATTCTTAAAAATTCCATAAATTCGTCTATCATAAATATTGGAATAACATAAAATGGAatgtttaattttttaaatccttcttctaaattttttaaaacttttaattttatatttatatatctttcagtaaatttttcttttctattaatatatgtacatgctaataaattacatttgtttttttttgccatatcatatgcatatataatagacCAATTATCAGCTATTCTGAAATCACGagttaataataatagtacattttttttaatactattttcatttccATTTATGTGTCCATCATTATATTGTACTGAACTATTCAAACTACAACTCCCCATATCTTTTctattataatatgtatttaaaCATCTAACACGtttttctaatatttttagtttCTTTTCATTTGATACATCATATGgattctttttattttttatctcattattatttagtTTATTATCTTTACTTATTAATTCAATACCCGATATACCAGAAGacttaattttattatttttatgtaatattgcaccagtttttttttcgaatttAGCATGTTTTACCCCATTTCTCATTTTATCACCATATCCCTTTTTACATTCTGTATCTGCTTGTTTGTTTATGTTTctcatatttaaatttatacgATTGAATTTCTTATTTATAGGATTATGCTTACTATTTTCACGAGTATCCTTTGTATTTATGTATCCATATTTGCCATTCACATGCTCTCGTTTACTATATGTGTGGTTATCTTTCACATTTGTATCGGGGTGTTTGTTACTCATATATTCATGGTTGCTATTTATGTTTCTACATTTTGAATCTATACAATCAAGTTTGtgttcttttttattaattggGTATTCATTTTTCTCATTTGGCGTATCTGCTTTGGAGGGAAGATGCTGCATTTTGGTACTAACGATATCACTACTATTATTAGTAGGAATACGATTTCCTAGCCTTTCATTTTGCATGGCATCCATTTTAATATTGGTATCTTTATTTGTTAGTTTGGAATTTTTcgcattattattattattattattatcgtTTTTTACATCGACATATGTGTCAATATTGGGTATTAGGATATTTGGTTGTTCCTTTAATGAAGCatttgattttatttttttttgtatttcttcgttaaatttttcattttttaatgtgtcactatttgttatttctttattcaTTTGAATGTAATTTTCCCTGGGTAAGGAGCTAGCATCCTCtgtaattttattcatacTATCTTTCATAAACAGTTCGTTGCCATGTTTACCAACATTTGGTTTTGTTTCattcattttaatattttattttttaaaagataaggagtgaaaaaaaacatatatttatatatatgtatacaaaCGAATGAATTAAAGGAATACCAAATTATTGCAAGTGGTGTGTGTTTATTTAAGTAATATTTCACATAGctttacataaataaacataaacacataaacatataaatatatatacatatataattttatataactaaaaaaatgagcTTAACAATGaaatcgtttttttttaaagcaAAACGATATAATcattattcaaaaatatttttttataaacaaaaacaCACATATAATACAAGTTGCactgtaaatatatttattatttttttagcatACTATTATAATAAGGCGCGTGAagacattttatttacacccgatatatatgcaaatagttaaaaaataaaaaaagagaaaaagagaaaaagtaaaaaaataaataaaatataaaattaattaaccacataatacaaattaatTCCTTAACACATTATacttattaaaaaaaaatgtgtatattgaaagaaaaaaaagaagaaatattatgaCTTGTTCagacaatttttttttttttagttagTCATGCATTTTTATTCCATTTCAAGTTTggtacatatttatatttttttttgtaattctttaaaaaattatttaagcCCTAGAcaacataaaatttaagaTCTATGAAATATGAAAAGTTTTGTAATATGGAGGATATTTCGACATATTTAAGTGTTAAAAGGATAAAcaactatatttttcccTCATTctcaatataatttttttttaaatgtagccattattgtatatatatataagttaTGAACTAtcgaaaataaaaatggaaactcgcttataaacaaaaaaataaaaggaaagcccaaatattattcataagGTTTGCCATTTGCCATAATGGGCATTTTAAGGGTAATATGTGATAAGGAGGTTTAGCGAAAATGTACGAACAAAAGAAATAGGAAATTACAGGAATATATAGctattttctattattattatcccCAAGTTTTATTAGCAACATTGTTTTATTCacttattattgttatcaCAAATCACAATGTTTTATTACTActactattattttatgtactgacattttatttatcatttattttgatcGATAAAACACATACATGCGCGaaaaatagtttttatGCAATGACTGCACTACTTATGTACACATTGCAAAGTCAGgccattaatatataaaaaaaaactttaaAATTGCAACGttcaatttaaaaaaaataaagtataaataaattaatgcCCAAGCGTGTGCAATGTAAATACATgcttatataaataataataattttttcagtCATTATCAGCTTGTAaataggaaaaaaaaaaaatagttacATTTCCCCGTCTTTGTAAgtgtatgtatatacatgaTCTGACGAACAAATACAtggaaatatatgtatagagtttttttttattgtcctatttcataaattgataataactgaaaaaaatattagtttattttttttaaaagcaTTACAACGTAGTTTTTTATGGAATATAGCTAgccaaaaaaaatatataggtATGTAACTACCTAAAATGTGtaggaaaaaaaacacataaatatgtttgtgcatttatattttaagagttttttgtttaaataatttaattttttttacgcAACttaaagtttttttttcatgcAAGTAAATAAGGAtaggaaaaaaaacttGCGTATGAACAAATCCGAGAAAAaactataataatattggaaaaataatataaaacaaaaatacacattaatatattatagaCACATAAATTGAAAGCTTTTAATAGAATGTTTCGGTTATCGATTTTTGGGACTCTTTTTCTTTGgagtatatttttaattataaaaacaaattgtttttattttaaagtAGATAGTGAACTGATATCAAAAGATTCGAATATTCGTAAATGCCATAAAGAACACTATTTAAATTTCCAAGGACAAATAGTCCAAGTGtgtaatgataaaataattacaaaTACTTCAATGAGtaacaatatttatatatctgtatataataaagaaaataaatgggaagataaattaaaattatttaataatcatacacaaaaaaaaattgaatatttttatagcTTTATAAGTAATGACAGcttagtaataatatactGTTTCAGTAAATCATTGATCTCCTCTCCATATGAATGCCACAGTGCAACTTCTACAGATTTAATAACATTTACAACTCAAAAAATTGGAATCGATTTTAAGTCAATAGATCCTTTAAGTTTACAAGATTATTCAATAAACGAATTagatatatttgaaaaaaaatatatccttATATGTGGTCTAGATATACAGAAAAAACAATACGGAgaatataacaaatttattttatgtaatGCCAGTTCCAATGGTGGAATTAATTGGACGTAATTGAAATCTTTAAATCAGTTTTAtactaatatttttttttgtctaatttgttttttactatagtgctttattttattgtgtCTATAttggatatatttttttgacttatttaattcattttttattgcaGGGAAAAATTCACCTTCTTCGTAACAGGAGTTGATCCTAAATTAAAATACACAAAACTAGTTCCTAAGATCAATGGAAATGAAATAGGATTCCTCTATTACTCTGAAAAGGAGCATTTAAATAGATActtaaaatgtaaatatagaGACGGATATGATTATGAATGTTATTTGGTAGGATTGGCACGACTCGAAAGTTATATGTGGGATATTTCAAAAATCAGAGgatattatatatcaattatttctaataataaacaaccaccacattatatatattatatgcatactaatatatatacaattccATTAGAAGCACCTACAAGTATGGATGTagattataaaaaagggAATCTATTTCCTTTAGATAGCTATAGATTAATATACAATTATGTTGCTGGAAATAATAcctatacatatatattaaaacataCTGGCGCCGTTAAATATTGTGcgctattatatataa
This window harbors:
- a CDS encoding mitochondrial import inner membrane translocase subunit TIM16, putative, with the translated sequence MLPFKPLSQFIFQFVFITSTALGKAFIQAYKEIIKNKNNTNLIKEKYNSYMNVEEALNILNLDRNKIYKKLTKEELMSLKEEINNRHIVLNKLNAKSGAYNGSAYIQKKAEVAKNILFQHLKLD
- a CDS encoding GTP-binding protein, putative, with amino-acid sequence MIKTTKLLLFKNVSSTKSITPYLAKPFLNINFLNSEDIPFWLNSEYIKKGNTIFSSKIIAYPVYVAQTIHKYKPLDIPQIGIFGRSNVGKSSLINALMNYREVAQASKTPGRTRHLFIYNLLNHISVVDLPGYGFAKVSKNLRDNWSILIEEYLNKAKNLKRALCLIECTELFTPYDYVLLDMLIMKNIPFQIIVTKIDKLKAEELHHAMVKIISIIENYKKKVKAFNENKHKKNNSFKKENCEFNINEYLFNVSSLKRFGIQELRANLSLIALDNAKIKQR
- a CDS encoding purine nucleoside phosphorylase, putative, encoding MDEEQRHIKLSKKHATPVVLVVGDPGRVDKIKVLCDSYVDLAYNREYKSVECHYKGQKFLCVSHGVGSSGCAICFEELINIGAKVIIRAGSCGSLQPESIKRGDLCVCNAAVREDRVTHMMIHSDFPAVADYEVYSTLLKCAEELNVKVHNGISLSSDLYYPHSIIPTRLLDYSKANVAVVEMELSTLMVMGTLKKVKTGGIFIVDGCPLKWDEGDFDNVLAADRLENMIKISLEACAKLSKKY
- a CDS encoding deoxyribodipyrimidine photo-lyase, putative encodes the protein MNETKPNVGKHGNELFMKDSMNKITEDASSLPRENYIQMNKEITNSDTLKNEKFNEEIQKKIKSNASLKEQPNILIPNIDTYVDVKNDNNNNNNNAKNSKLTNKDTNIKMDAMQNERLGNRIPTNNSSDIVSTKMQHLPSKADTPNEKNEYPINKKEHKLDCIDSKCRNINSNHEYMSNKHPDTNVKDNHTYSKREHVNGKYGYINTKDTRENSKHNPINKKFNRINLNMRNINKQADTECKKGYGDKMRNGVKHAKFEKKTGAILHKNNKIKSSGISGIELISKDNKLNNNEIKNKKNPYDVSNEKKLKILEKRVRCLNTYYNRKDMGSCSLNSSVQYNDGHINGNENSIKKNVLLLLTRDFRIADNWSIIYAYDMAKKNKCNLLACTYINRKEKFTERYINIKLKVLKNLEEGFKKLNIPFYVIPIFMIDEFMEFLRIHEIKTVVCDFHSLEYQKKFVENLVQMSNKKKIKVLQVDSHNIIPLWITSKMEESSIRTIKPKIQTHLSSFLIEYIKLERFDQTIKYPEPFDIVSLYKKLTVNNSCSVLSNFVCTEKKAKEILENFCKNKLDKYSVKRNDPNYDTINLLIPYINLGIISSQRCILEVNKYALQFPSIHASSGKEYFNDDLLIKKELADNFCYYNKNYDNFNGAKDWAKESLKKHELDKRNHLYDYEDFRSARTHNDIWNCCQLQLVNEGTIHEFLRMYWAKKILNWSENSRTALKCAIKLTNEFSIDGKTANAYVSIMSSIMGVHDQSWNERSIFGKIRYMDYNSCKRNFDINLYMSKYPKGKENALIVQKIPTITFSNYIKKRKNSELISIQENKNEKVQKKKTAMAGGDDKEVKIDTKLN